TTTTCAGAGTTCAGGGCTGGGTATTCGCTGGATCGTCAGGCGAGCCGCAGGAACATCTTCTCGACCTCATCGATCGGGTAGCCCTCCGCCTCGGCCTTGTCCGGGTTGGAGATGCAGTACTCCATACCGGCGCTGACCAGGCGAAACCCCGTGCGCTCCAACGCCCGGTTGGCGGCGGAGATCTGGGTGACGAGGTCTCGACACTCCCGACCCTCCTCCAGCATGCGCTCGATGCCTTGGATCTGACCGCCGATGCGACGAAGTCGCTTCCTCAGGTCGTCGACGACCTCCTCGGGCAGATCCACTGCTACACCTTGGCGCCGCGTCGACCGAACCACGACCGCTTCGCTGTGGAGTTGCCGGCGCCTCGGGCGTGGCCCTGGCAGCGATCTGCAGGGGCCACGTCGCCGAGCACCTGCTCGATGTGGCTGCCGCAGCCGGCGTAGGTCGGTCGTTGACAGGTTGGGCACGTCACTCGTTGGCACATGCTCACATGATACCCCTAGGGGTATCAGGATGCAACCGCCCCTGCCCCACCACCCCTCACGGTTTGGAGCGGCTCAAGCACCTGCACCGGCAGATTGGGATCGACGGCGGCAACCTCCTCGACGAACCCGCCAAGGTTGACGTTGAAGGAGTACCCCATCTCGGCGTCGACAGGACGAAAGAAGTCATCGTGGTGATGGGCGATAATCAGGCCAGGGTCGACCGCAGCGATGATGCGGCGGGTGAAGTTGGGCGACCACAGCCGTCCGGCAATCCCGCACAACAGCACATCGACCCCCGTCGTGGAGATCTCATCATCGATCAGGTCGGCCGAGCCCTGGTGGTACATCGTGATGCCGGCGACCTCGATCGTGAACGCCCAGACCTGGCCACAGCGATACTCCCGGCCGCCGAGGTGCTTGAGGGATCCACACGTCAGCTCGCCGTCCATGGGCACCTTGCGGCCCAGCAGCAACTTTGAATGCAGGCTCGGGGTAAACGAAATCGTGAACGGGCCGATCTCATACCGTCGACGCGGCTCGACCACCACCGCCTGCTCGGCCAGCCCGAACAGGCCGAGCAGGTGCCGCACCGACTCCGAGCCGTATACCGGGCAGCCGTGGGCGGCGGCCAGGTGGGGCACGTCGACTGCGTGGTCGAAGTGGCTATGACCGACGAGCACCGCATCGGCGTTGGGCAGCACGCGGTCAACCATCGCCGCGTCGCTCTGCAACACGCGGTTACGGGCCAGGTCGCCCAGGGACACCCGGGACAGGTAAGGGTCGATCACGATCGTCGTGCCCTCGTAGGCGAGCCGGAACCCGGCGGTTCCCAGCCATTGGATCTCCAGGCCGACCGGGAGGCCGACCTCGTGGCTGCCCCAGTTGAGATCGGCCTGAACGCTCGGGTCGTTGCGGTGACGAACCGAGCCGATCATCGCCGAAACGCGAGACGGGCCAAGGTGTCGTAGGTCCATGTGTGAAGGATCCTCCATCGTCGGGACAGCCCGGTGGGTTGCTCAATCGGTCTGACGGCACACGTAGGCCACCGAGGCGAACGGCGCCAGCTCGACGTCGAGCCGATCCAGGCGGCCGACGTCCCGCATCCGCCAGACATCGCGCACCTCGGCATCGCCGTCCCAGCCGACCTCGCCGAGCGGGAGGCTCACCCGTCGCGTCCGACGCCCCATGTTGGTGATCGACACCGCCAACGAGCCATCCGCCAGTGGCTTGGCGAGCACCCACGGGCGAAAGCGGGGCGAGACCTTGCGGGCCTGGACGCCCAGCTCGTCCTGGTTGATCGCCAGAATCTCGGGGTTGGTCAGCAACCGCCGGTCGAACTCGCCGGTTGAGGCCAGGTCGTGGGAGGTGAGCAGCGGAGCCGCCATCATGGCCCACAGGGTCATGTGGCTGTGGGCCTGCACGTCGCTGATGCCGCGAAAGCTCCACACCTTGGGCCGGGGCCCCTTGGGCAGCCGCAACTCCCCGGTGCTCCTGCCCCGACCCCGATTGCCGACCAGCAGCATGTCGGGATCGTTCCAGTGGCCCGGCCGGGCGTAGCGGTTCAGCTTCACGTTGCGGGCGGCGAGGCCGCGCACGCCGAGCGGCAGCCAGGAGTAGGAGTCGAAGATGTCGGGCGTGGTCCGCCAGAGGGAGCCGCCAAGGTCGGCGGCCCAGCGCCAGGGTTGACGCAGGCCCCACTCGCACACGCTGAACACGATCGACCGGTCGGCCTCGGCGAGCGCCCGCCCCATGGCCCCGTAGCGTTCGATGGCGGCGTCCCGGCCGACGGGGGCGTGGCAGTAGTCGTACTTCAACAGATCGACGCCCCACTCGGCGTAGGCCGCGGCGTCGACCTGCTCATGGCCCAGGCTGCCGAAACACCCTCCGCAGGTGAGCTCGGCGGCATCAGAGTAGATGCCCAGCTTCAGGCCCAGCTGGTGGACCCGCTCGGCGACCGGGGCGATGCCCCCGGGGAACGTCTCAGGGTTGGTCAGTGGTCGACCATCGGCGGAGCGAGCGGAGGCATGCCAGAAATCGTCGATGTTGATGTACGAGTAGCCGAGGTCGCGCATGCCGGTGTCGACCATCGCCTGAGCCACCGCCAACACCACCTCGGCGCTGACCGTGGCGCCGTACACGTTCCACGAGTTCCAGCCCATCGGTGGGGTCAACGCCAGCGTGCCGCCAAGGCACAGGGTGACCGGCTCGACAATCGCGCCCAGCGCGTTGGTGGCGGTCACCACCAACGCGTGCTCACCGGGACCGGCCGGGGCCACGCCCCTGACAATGCCGTCGCCATCCACGGTGAGCCCGTCGGGCAGCCCGGCGACCTCAAAGCGGAGTGGTCGCTCGCCGCTGACGGCGAGCGGATGGATCAGCTCGGTTCCCGGCCGGACCCCGAAGCGACGGGCGCCGTGCAGCTGCGGAGGGCCGGCAAACGGATCGAACGAGGCGATGTCGGGGGTGGACATTGCGCCGACCATACCGAGCCCCCCATCGGCGGACACCCATTCATTGATGGACGCGGCGCGTTGACGCCCGTTCTCAGCCTGGAATCGGGGCCAACGGACGATGCTCGCCGCGAGGCCCCGGGGTGATGTTGACCACCTGCCCGGGTTCGACCAGGCGGATGAGATGCCAGACACCCTTCGGCACCACGAGGGCCTGGCCCGGCCCGACCCGGACGGTCCGTGTGCCAGAGTCGAGTTCGAGGTCCACATCGATCACGCCGGAGACCGTGATCAACACCTCGTCGCCGTCCGGGTGCATCTCACCGCTGTGTGGCGGCATGGAGTCCGCCGTCAACGAGCCGAGGCCGATCGTGTGCCCTTCGAGGCGCACGGGCGGTCCGGACCCATGTGCCATCAGGCAGACCTCGCCGTGGGATGCCGACAGTCCGATCACCTCGCCCGCCATGTCGATCACCGTGCCCGGCTCGATCTCGCCGCTGTGCTCATCCATGTACCCGCTCCCCTTCTCGACGGCAGACGATTCGAGCGTGCTACAGCCGGGTCTGAGATGCAACGCAGCGGGATGTGATGAACTTCGTTGACCAACCGGAGGAAGGGCGCACCGATGCCACCCAGATCACATCACGTCAGCCGCATCGGAGCCGCCGTGACCGCATTTCTGATGCTGACTGCGGGCGCCACGGTTGCGACGACCGGCACCGCATCGGCATCGGCATCGGCATCGGCATCGGCAGGCTCCACCGTGGCCGACATCGTCGAGCTGTTGCCGCTGTCCACCTCGAAAGACCGCCGCATCGTCGACTCGCAGGGTCGTGACATGTTGTTGCGCGGCGCCAACGTCAACTCGCTGGGCGAGTACTGGCAGGGCGTGCCCAAGCTAGATCCCACCATTCCGGTGAGTGAGGCCGACTGGGAGCGGATGGCGGCTCACGGCTTCAGCGTGATCCGCCTGCTGATCACCTGGTCGCGGGTGGAGCCCACTCGGGGCACCATCGACCAGGGCTACCTGGACGAGGTGGACGCCTACGTCCGTTCTGCCGCCGAGCACGGCATGTACAGCGTGATCGACATGCACCAGGATGCCTACTCGGCGTTCATCTTCACGACCGACCCGGCCGACTGCCCCGATGGAACGACCCCGGCGAAGGGGTGGGACGGAGCCCCCGCCTGGGCCACGTTGACCGATGGTCTGTCCACCTGCCTCACCAATGGCGAACGCAACAGCTCCCCCGCGGTCAACCGAGCCTGGAAC
Above is a genomic segment from Candidatus Microthrix parvicella Bio17-1 containing:
- a CDS encoding metal-sensitive transcriptional regulator; translated protein: MDLPEEVVDDLRKRLRRIGGQIQGIERMLEEGRECRDLVTQISAANRALERTGFRLVSAGMEYCISNPDKAEAEGYPIDEVEKMFLRLA
- a CDS encoding MBL fold metallo-hydrolase; translation: MDLRHLGPSRVSAMIGSVRHRNDPSVQADLNWGSHEVGLPVGLEIQWLGTAGFRLAYEGTTIVIDPYLSRVSLGDLARNRVLQSDAAMVDRVLPNADAVLVGHSHFDHAVDVPHLAAAHGCPVYGSESVRHLLGLFGLAEQAVVVEPRRRYEIGPFTISFTPSLHSKLLLGRKVPMDGELTCGSLKHLGGREYRCGQVWAFTIEVAGITMYHQGSADLIDDEISTTGVDVLLCGIAGRLWSPNFTRRIIAAVDPGLIIAHHHDDFFRPVDAEMGYSFNVNLGGFVEEVAAVDPNLPVQVLEPLQTVRGGGAGAVAS
- a CDS encoding glycoside hydrolase family 27 protein, whose amino-acid sequence is MSTPDIASFDPFAGPPQLHGARRFGVRPGTELIHPLAVSGERPLRFEVAGLPDGLTVDGDGIVRGVAPAGPGEHALVVTATNALGAIVEPVTLCLGGTLALTPPMGWNSWNVYGATVSAEVVLAVAQAMVDTGMRDLGYSYINIDDFWHASARSADGRPLTNPETFPGGIAPVAERVHQLGLKLGIYSDAAELTCGGCFGSLGHEQVDAAAYAEWGVDLLKYDYCHAPVGRDAAIERYGAMGRALAEADRSIVFSVCEWGLRQPWRWAADLGGSLWRTTPDIFDSYSWLPLGVRGLAARNVKLNRYARPGHWNDPDMLLVGNRGRGRSTGELRLPKGPRPKVWSFRGISDVQAHSHMTLWAMMAAPLLTSHDLASTGEFDRRLLTNPEILAINQDELGVQARKVSPRFRPWVLAKPLADGSLAVSITNMGRRTRRVSLPLGEVGWDGDAEVRDVWRMRDVGRLDRLDVELAPFASVAYVCRQTD
- a CDS encoding cupin domain-containing protein, translated to MDEHSGEIEPGTVIDMAGEVIGLSASHGEVCLMAHGSGPPVRLEGHTIGLGSLTADSMPPHSGEMHPDGDEVLITVSGVIDVDLELDSGTRTVRVGPGQALVVPKGVWHLIRLVEPGQVVNITPGPRGEHRPLAPIPG